TTCAGGTAAGTTCCCAGTGCGATACCTGCCATATCAACGGCTATGTCACGTGGTCGCCGGCGGTCATGAACCACACCGGCCTGACCTCTTGCTCGACTTGCCACAGCGGCGCTTACCTTTCGCAAAACGCACAGATGAAGCCTGCGACGCACGTGGCAACGACCAATCAGTGTTCGACCTGTCACTTGTCGACGACCTCCTGGTCTACCGCCGTCAACTATGTTCACCCGAATACCGTTGTCCTCGGTGGCGGCGGCTGCTCGACCTGCCACAACAGCACCACGGCGCTTGGCAAGTCGACCAACCACATCCCGACCACTGGTCAGTGCGATACCTGTCACGCCACCTTCGTCGCCTTCGCTCCGGCTGCCATGAACCACACCGGTACGGCAGGTCAGTGTGCGACCTGCCATAGCGGTGCCTTCACGGCGCTCAATGCTCAGGTCAAGTCGGCTGCCCACATTCCGACCACGCAGTCCTGTGATACCTGTCACGGCACCCTTGCCTGGAAGCCGACCACTTATACCCACCAGGGCGTGGTCGCCGGAACCTGTGCAACTTGCCACAACGGCACCAGTGCGCTGGGCAAGACGACCACCCACATTCCGACCACGGCGGCGTGCGATACCTGCCACAAGAATTACACGGCATTTGCCCCGGCTACGATGAACCACACCGGTCTGGCGGGGCAGTGTTCGACTTGCCACAGCGGTACCTATGTCAGCATCAACGCCCAGAAGAAGACGGCAACCCACATCGCCACCAGCGCCCAGTGCGACACCTGCCACAATTCAACCACCACCTGGGCAACCGGCGTGTTCAACCACGCCACGGCGACTCCGGCGGTGACCGGACGCTGTTCGAGCTGTCACAACGGCATCAATGCCCTTGGCCTGCCGACGACGCATATTCCGACTCAGGCAGCCGAGTGCGATACCTGTCACACCAATACGACCGCCTTCAAGCCGGCCAAGATGAACCACACCAGTGGCAACTCGGCGAATAAGTGTTCGTGGTGCCACAGTGGTAATTACCTCTACGCCAACGCACTGGCCAAGCCGGCCAATCACATTCCGGACTCCCGTCAGTGCGATACCTGCCACAAGAACGGCTTCGTTACTTGGTCGCCCTCGACCATGGATCACACCGGTCTGACCCAATGTACGACCTGTCACAACGGTTCGTATCTGGCGCAGAACGCGCAGGCCAAGCCGATTACCCACCAGGTGACGACGGCGCAATGTTCAAGCTGCCATAGTTCGACAACGTCCTGGGCCATCGCCACGCAGAATCACGCGGTCCTCACGCCGCCAGCGACCGGTCGTTGCTCGACCTGTCACAACAGCATCAATGCGCTGGGCAAGCCGACCAACCACATTCCGACGACCGGTCAGTGCGACACCTGCCACAACACCTTCGTGGCATTTGCGCCGGCGGCGATGAACCACACCGGCACCACTGGCCAGTGTGCGACTTGCCACAGCGGTGCCTATACGGCGCTCAATGCGCAGATCAAGCCGGCGACGCACATTCAGACGACTGCTTCTTGCGACACCTGTCACGGCACGATCGCCTGGAAGCCCGCTACCTACGCCCACACCGGCGTAGCTGCCGGCACCTGCGCCACTTGTCACAATGGAACCAACGCGCTGGGCAAGAATGCAACCCACATCCCGGTGACGAGTTCCTGCGATAACTGCCACAAGAATTACGTGGCGTTCTTCCCGGCACAGATGAGCCACACCGGGCTGAACGGTCAGTGTTCGACCTGCCACAGCGGTGCTTATGTGGCGGTCAATGCGCAGAAAAAGTCGGCTACCCACGTAGCGACGACGCTGCAGTGCGATACCTGCCACACCTCGACGACGACCTGGGCCAATGCAACCTTTGCCCACGCCACGCCGCCTGGTGTCTGCTCGACCTGCCACAACGGTACGACTGCGCTGGGCAAACCGACGACGCACATCCCGACCACCGCAACCTGTGATACCTGCCACAAGAACCAGATTGCCTTCAATCCGGCGCAGATGGATCACACAGGGATGACGGTGTGTTCGACCTGCCATAACGGCACTTATACGTCGATCAATGCGCAGGCCAAGTCTGCGGCGCATATTCCGGTGACCAGCGATTGCTTTGCCTGCCACAAGACTTTCGTAACCTGGTCCCCATCGGCGATGAGTCATACCGGATTGACCGCGTGCTCGACCTGCCACAGCGGTGCTTATCTCTCGCAAAACGCACAGATGAAACCCGTGACCCACCAGGTGACGACGGCGCAGTGTTCGAGTTGCCACACGTCGACTGTTTCCTGGGCGATGCATACGCAGGATCACTCGGTACTCTCGCCACCGGCCACAGGCCGCTGCTCGACGTGTCATAACAGCGTCATCGCCATTGGCAAGTCGACCAACCACATCCCGACCACCGGGCAGTGTGACACCTGTCACAATAACTACACCCTGTTTGCCCCGGCGGCCATGAACCACACCGGTACGGCCGGGAACTGTATCAGTTGTCACGGTGGTGCTTACACGACGCTCAACGCGCAAGCCAAACCGGCAACACACATGCCGACGACACAGCAGTGCGACTACTGCCATACGACGACATTGTGGAAGCCGACCAGCTTTGCACACACCGCAACGCAGATGGGGACGAACTCCTGTGCGACCTGCCATAACGGCACGATAGCCTCGGGCAAGCCGGTTTTGCATATTCCGACCACCGCCGCCTGTAGTGTCTGTCACCGTACGGGGATTTCTTGGCTGCCACTGATCCTGCCGTATGCCCACACGGGTATTGCCGCCGGAACGTGTTCGACATGCCACCTCGTCAGCTACCCGAGCATGAGCTACAAACCGGCCAGCCACCTGCCAACGACGGCATCCTGCGACGCCTGCCATAACAAGACAGCATGGACCGGGCCATATACCTTTAACCACATTGGGGTCGTAGCCGGTACCTGTGATTCCTGTCACGTGTCCCCATACACTGGGGTTACGGTCAAGCCGACCAATCACATGCCCTATGGCGCGGCCAACAAGTGCGACGCTTGCCATACCACGTCGACGTTTGCCACTTCGACCAAGACGGGTGCCACCTTGCATGCCATGCTTACCGGAACGCCGTGCTACGCCTGTCACGACCGTAGCTCTACCTATCTGGTTGGAAATGCGGCAAACTTCAGAGTAAGTCGGTCCAGCCATCATAGTGCCGGCAGCAAGGATTGTTCGTCGAGTGGTTGCCACCGGCCGTTGGGTAGTATCGGTTCGGCCTATACAAAATGGAATTGATTTTGCGAGATAACGTAATTGTCAGGTTTGCACATGCTGCGGCATCACCGGTGACGCTTTCAAAGTTGATCTGTCGGATTGGTCTATTCGTGGCGGCGCTGCTGTTTGGCGCCAACGCGTTCGCGAACATTCTCGATTCCATCGATATTGCCCGGGCTGACGAAAAGCACGCGCAGATCACCATCCACTTTGGACCGGAAATCCAGTACGTCAGGCATGTGCCGGATGCCGAGGGGAAATTTCTGCGCATCTTTTTCCGCGTCAGGAATCCGGGCTTTTCCGAAAGCGAAGTGATGCAGGAAGTCCTGCGTTCGCCGAAGAGCGACCTGGTGCCGAAATTCACGGTGGCCTATCCGGAACTGGTCAATGGCATGTTGATCACTTTCGCAAAGTCCACTACGTTCAAGGTTCGTCCTGGTGATGACAATCACAGTATCGAGATTCTCGTACCCGCTCTGATTGAAGCTAAGGCTCCGCCAGCACCTGTAGTCCTGCCTGTCGCCGAGCCCGCCAAGGCGGTGCCGGCTGTTGCTGAAGCAGCCCCCAAGGAAAAAGTGGTGGCAGTTTCACCAGCCACAAACAAAAAGAAGGACAAGGAAAAAGCCAAGGCTGCTTTGCCGACCGTCGCCGTAGCGCCCCTCGTGGTGGCAGCTGTGACCGCCGAGTCTCCGGCAACCCCGGTTACCCAGATTCCGGATGCCAGCAAACCTGATGAAGCGCCGGTCATGACAGCGGAAAAAGTCGAAGCAACCGCTCAGGCATTCCTGGCCGATGGTCGTGATGCCTTTGAAAAGGCGGATTATCCGAAAGCCATCAACCGCATGAACCGTATCCTGAGCCTACCTGGCAACGCCCAGACGCAGGCTGCTCAAGCTTTGCTCGGCGAAGCGCGGGAGAAAAACGGTGAAAACACGAAGGCGAAGGCGGAATACGAGCTTTTCCTGAAGCTTTACCCGACCTCCTCCGATGCGCCGAGAATCAAGCAGCGTCTGGCTGCGCTGCCGGTGACCGACACCGTTAAGCGTGTTGCAAGGGTGCGTGATGAAAAGCCGGCCGAATGGGTGGTGACGGGTAGCCTGTCCTCGTATTTCTTCACCGGCCAATCGCAGCAGGATTCGGGTCCGATGAAAAAGGACCAGGAGTCGCTGATTTCGTCGATCAATCTCAATGCCCGTCTGCGTAATTCGGTGACCGATACGCGCATCGTTTTCCGTGATGCAGACAGCCGCAATTTCATGCAGCCGAGCCGTGACTACAATCGCATATATGCGGCCTACGCCGAGCGGACTGACCGTGAAGTCGGTTATTTTGTTCGGGCCGGTCGCCAGAATCCGAACGGCAGTGGTGTCATGGATCGCTTCGACGGTATTACGGGTAGCTACAACCTCAATCCGGACTTCAAGGTGAGTGCGGTTTACGGTGATGCCGTCATCTTCAATGCGCCATTCAAGAAGACGTTTTACGGTGGCAGCGTTGAGTTTGCGGCCCAACTGGCTCGCCCAGGCGCCAGCCTGTATGCCATCGAGGAAAAGCTCGACGGTCTTCTGAACCGCCGTGCTATTGGATCGGAGTTCCGCTATTTTGACGGTGCCTTGAACGGGTACGGCATGCTCGATTACGACCTGCTCTACAAGGGCATGAATATCGGGATGGGGCAACTCAACTACATGGACAAATCCGGGAACAATTATTTTGTCTCCTACGATTATCGGA
The DNA window shown above is from Dechloromonas sp. HYN0024 and carries:
- a CDS encoding multiheme c-type cytochrome, with the protein product MTATNCITCHNGAFVGANALTKPAMHIQTAQPCSTCHTTTSWLPATNPHAGGVNGRCSTCHNGVNATGKTARHIPTSASCDTCHTNFVSFVPSTMNHTGLNGQCSTCHSGAYDSQNAQSKPSTHVITTAQCDTCHASTTTWATGTFAHANPPGVCSSCHNGTNAIGKPLNHVPTSATCDTCHTNQVAFKPAQMNHSSTAGQCANCHNGSYVFANALGRSGRHIPTTVSCDSCHTLGFVNWSPAVMNHAGMAGKCSSCHSGGYLPQNAQTKPATHISTTAQCDTCHSSTTTWATGVFDHSTASPAVAGRCSTCHNGTNALGKSVNHIPDSRQCDTCHKTFAGFATAVMDHTGTTGKCSTCHNGSFTAVNALGQPKAGHIPTIAQCDTCHVNGFISFAPAAMNHTGLAGKCDTCHGGAFIAVNAMTKPATHVTTTAQCDSCHSSTTTWTAYIYTHDGSAFGNCSNCHGNGISLGKPANHIPSTAQCDSCHNNFVSFKPAIFTHTVTQIGGNSCATCHSGAFNGVNAQSKPVTHIQTQQSCEICHGTTAWKPAVFDHTGVAAGTCSTCHNGVNALGKPTVGHIPTTAQCDTCHKNYTTFKPAAMDHTGLTGQCSTCHNGNYVAQNALGKSAGHIPVTAQCDTCHVNTSNFKLWSPVAMNHTGLTACASCHSGTYLAQNAQVKPATHIATTAECSTCHNSTTTWATGVFNHATASPAVTGRCSTCHNGTNGIGKPSTHVPTTAQCDTCHTNFTAFKPAQMNHTGMAGQCASCHNGGYVAMNAQAKPATHVATTSQCDTCHGSTVDWKLAVAYVHAPTVYANCTSAGCHNGVTATGQGAGHIPTTQACSTCHKNFVSFKPAQMAHVNVNNTCSSCHNATYASKNALPMPAAHIQVSSQCDTCHINGYVTWSPAVMNHTGLTSCSTCHSGAYLSQNAQMKPATHVATTNQCSTCHLSTTSWSTAVNYVHPNTVVLGGGGCSTCHNSTTALGKSTNHIPTTGQCDTCHATFVAFAPAAMNHTGTAGQCATCHSGAFTALNAQVKSAAHIPTTQSCDTCHGTLAWKPTTYTHQGVVAGTCATCHNGTSALGKTTTHIPTTAACDTCHKNYTAFAPATMNHTGLAGQCSTCHSGTYVSINAQKKTATHIATSAQCDTCHNSTTTWATGVFNHATATPAVTGRCSSCHNGINALGLPTTHIPTQAAECDTCHTNTTAFKPAKMNHTSGNSANKCSWCHSGNYLYANALAKPANHIPDSRQCDTCHKNGFVTWSPSTMDHTGLTQCTTCHNGSYLAQNAQAKPITHQVTTAQCSSCHSSTTSWAIATQNHAVLTPPATGRCSTCHNSINALGKPTNHIPTTGQCDTCHNTFVAFAPAAMNHTGTTGQCATCHSGAYTALNAQIKPATHIQTTASCDTCHGTIAWKPATYAHTGVAAGTCATCHNGTNALGKNATHIPVTSSCDNCHKNYVAFFPAQMSHTGLNGQCSTCHSGAYVAVNAQKKSATHVATTLQCDTCHTSTTTWANATFAHATPPGVCSTCHNGTTALGKPTTHIPTTATCDTCHKNQIAFNPAQMDHTGMTVCSTCHNGTYTSINAQAKSAAHIPVTSDCFACHKTFVTWSPSAMSHTGLTACSTCHSGAYLSQNAQMKPVTHQVTTAQCSSCHTSTVSWAMHTQDHSVLSPPATGRCSTCHNSVIAIGKSTNHIPTTGQCDTCHNNYTLFAPAAMNHTGTAGNCISCHGGAYTTLNAQAKPATHMPTTQQCDYCHTTTLWKPTSFAHTATQMGTNSCATCHNGTIASGKPVLHIPTTAACSVCHRTGISWLPLILPYAHTGIAAGTCSTCHLVSYPSMSYKPASHLPTTASCDACHNKTAWTGPYTFNHIGVVAGTCDSCHVSPYTGVTVKPTNHMPYGAANKCDACHTTSTFATSTKTGATLHAMLTGTPCYACHDRSSTYLVGNAANFRVSRSSHHSAGSKDCSSSGCHRPLGSIGSAYTKWN
- a CDS encoding tol-pal system YbgF family protein; protein product: MAALLFGANAFANILDSIDIARADEKHAQITIHFGPEIQYVRHVPDAEGKFLRIFFRVRNPGFSESEVMQEVLRSPKSDLVPKFTVAYPELVNGMLITFAKSTTFKVRPGDDNHSIEILVPALIEAKAPPAPVVLPVAEPAKAVPAVAEAAPKEKVVAVSPATNKKKDKEKAKAALPTVAVAPLVVAAVTAESPATPVTQIPDASKPDEAPVMTAEKVEATAQAFLADGRDAFEKADYPKAINRMNRILSLPGNAQTQAAQALLGEAREKNGENTKAKAEYELFLKLYPTSSDAPRIKQRLAALPVTDTVKRVARVRDEKPAEWVVTGSLSSYFFTGQSQQDSGPMKKDQESLISSINLNARLRNSVTDTRIVFRDADSRNFMQPSRDYNRIYAAYAERTDREVGYFVRAGRQNPNGSGVMDRFDGITGSYNLNPDFKVSAVYGDAVIFNAPFKKTFYGGSVEFAAQLARPGASLYAIEEKLDGLLNRRAIGSEFRYFDGALNGYGMLDYDLLYKGMNIGMGQLNYMDKSGNNYFVSYDYRKSPSYSLLNALPSSGYSNANDLVANVGMTQSRQLVSDTTSASSMFAAGVTVPVGERWQFGFDYRMSEITGTNATIPLAQMCKEIQDGANPTDPLCVEGPRGTMRISEMGLCVTDSYDMITKTCRASSDASGRTNMYSAQAIATNLFVPNGIGVAYLGYISGPNYTGQNLGLSYIYPFIENWRLENNIRYYSQHSDSGQNSTQFSPSVKLVHQWRPDLSIEGELGYSDSKNTGTTTSSNKREYLYLGIRWDYR